One window of the Rhipicephalus sanguineus isolate Rsan-2018 chromosome 4, BIME_Rsan_1.4, whole genome shotgun sequence genome contains the following:
- the LOC119389717 gene encoding NADH dehydrogenase [ubiquinone] 1 beta subcomplex subunit 5, mitochondrial, whose protein sequence is MVVLSILRSARTVLPVLARRPAQFGQLCPVRKSSDHHHMVITPSRFAWNLFKDHLHFYILLGAIPLTIIITYINVVIGPPRLTEIPEGYEPEYWEYYDHPIKRFFAKYLMDNPQMRYEKKMNLLQNEHEKVQLREIQQKVEKLIQERGDFQAWYYIPYDSKYTKKYQKQTKTDDFYTKTI, encoded by the exons ATGGTTGTGTTGAGCATCCTGCGGTCCGCGAGGACTGTTCTCCCGGTTCTAGCAAGACGGCCAGCACAATTTGGACAGCTATGCCCAG TGAGGAAGTCTTCCGATCACCATCACATGGTGATTACACCATCAAGGTTTGCTTGGAACCTGTTCAAGGATCACTTGCACTTCTATATTCTCCTGGGTGCCATACCCTTGACCATCATTATCACGTACATCAACGTCGTCATTGGGCCGCCGAGACTCACCGAAATACCAGAAGGCTACGAACCCGAGTACTGGGAGTACTATGAC CACCCTATCAAGCGGTTCTTTGCTAAATACCTCATGGACAACCCTCAGATGAGGTACGAGAAGAAGATGAACCTATTGCAAAACGAGCACGAGAAAGTTCAGCTGAG agagaTTCAGCAGAAAGTCGAAAAATTGATTCAGGAGCGCGGTGATTTCCAGGCATGGTACTACATCCCGTACGACAGCAAGTACACCAAGAAGTACCAGAAGCAAACTAAGACTGACGACTTCTACACCAAGACAATTTAG
- the LOC119389715 gene encoding sperm-associated antigen 7 homolog: MADLLGSILNSMDKPPTVGDKQKKLLQKQRDEHQKREAEEKEKLRKFRDQVEDKINKFIQDPEKQKYKFAPMAKVHRTIIHDVADIAGLTAFSFGEEEVDRYVMIFKKEFAPSDDELAAYRKGEEWNPEKAKAAARERELAAAALAEQAKQSSQESVPQSDYHEKYEKLLGRESGKDAAKITTPNKQFGFVPSQNKKDVRTIEQALADIRAKKKQKTDDGSSSEKTEQD; this comes from the exons ATGGCGGATCTTCTAGGTTCGATTTTGAATTCTATGGACAAACCACCGACTGTTGGGGACAAACAGAAGAAATTACTACAAA AGCAACGCGATGAACACCAGAAGCGCGAAGCGGAGGAGAAAGAGAAGCTAAGAAAGTTCAGAGATCAG GTTGAGGACAAAATCAACAAGTTTATCCAAGATCCCGAGAAGCAGAAATACAAGTTCGCGCCAATGGCAAAGGTACACCGCACAATAAT CCACGATGTCGCAGACATTGCTGGCCTCACCGCTTTTTCCTttggagaggaagaagtggatCGCTATGTCATGATCTTCAAGAAG GAGTTTGCGCCATCGGACGATGAACTGGCTGCCTACCGGAAAGGAGAAGAGTGGAATCCTGAGAAAGCCAAGGCAGCTGCGAGGGAAAGG GAACTCGCTGCCGCAGCACTTGCAGAACAGGCCAAGCAGTCGAGTCAAGAAAGTGTACCACAGAGCGACTACCACGAGAAGTACGAAAAGCTGCTGGGTCGAGAAAGCGGGAAGGATGCAGCCAAGATTACCACACCCAACAAACAGTTTGGCTTTG TGCCCAGCCAGAACAAGAAGGATGTCCGGACGATCGAGCAAGCACTCGCCGACATTCGGGCCAAGAAGAAGCAGAAAACTGATGACGGCTCCAGTTCAGAAAAAACGGAGCAGGACTGA
- the LOC119389718 gene encoding protein brambleberry — MRCYTVVVLLTVLVRANCFFSWFASKPVPSTTPVADPKDFTKDGTVAVVPFEMKTADEDFLQEGKKYGLQMSTLDVCHHKVLLGLTSSCSQLNEEDLGKLSVRLLNCQSAVEGRPTFACTDEMTLRQCTQGMDQHTWNTYHLISNRARAVCYSTRQQQFYAKTEMTVNKLVWTTDQQVKAMSQLEQEQQKVSALTSQTLETMSSGQKALMQQQEKLKSSQQSVQNFVAANLKELMLEKALIAAGQRELAQMTNTIRKKLDAASTMMLSNEQQRQVNHRELLKDLKAVQDYAKFLQERLEQTTREVLGRQETAAVRFEETLNNLGKINASIGYVQEVIDTMQKDIDSKFGWLVRLLHSTGGQLSAIYCCVLHSCYLLVAMFLAAFLHFPMPSRLFLLFIVPTNAVASVRESCGLDFGPLTILLAIFLTGDIACHAIRSFCQRRSSLRPALDARPYEDFSRTANSFTFSRL, encoded by the exons ATGCGTTGTTATACGGTTGTGGTTTTGTTGACCGTCTTGGTCCGTGCCAACTGCTTCTTTAGTTGGTTCGCGAGCAAGCCTGTGCCTTCAACCACTCCGGTTGCGGATCCGAAGGACTTTACGAAGGATGGGACAGTTGCCGTTGTTCCGTTTGAAATGAAAACAGCCGACGAAGACTTTCTCCAAGAAGGCAAAAAATACGGACTCCAAATGTCTACATTGGACGTGTGCCACCACAAG GTGCTACTAGGTTTGACGTCGTCCTGCTCGCAGCTCAACGAGGAAGACCTTGGAAAGCTCAGTGTGAGGCTGCTAAACTGTCAGTCAGCTGTTGAAGGGCGGCCTACATTTGCTTGCACAGATGAAATG aCTTTACGGCAATGCACTCAAGGAATGGACCAGCACACTTGGAACACCTACCACTTGATCAGCAACAGAGCCAGAGCTGTCTGCTACAGCACACGGCAGCAGCAGTTTTATGCCAAGACTGAAATGACTGTTAACAAGTTGGTTTGGACCACTGACCAGCAG GTGAAGGCAATGTCGCAGCTGGAGCAAGAGCAGCAGAAAGTGAGTGCATTGACGAGTCAGACACTGGAGACCATGTCCTCGGGCCAAAAAGCCCTGATGCAGCAGCAGGAGAAGCTGAAGAGCTCTCAGCAGAGTGTGCAGAACTTTGTGGCCGCGAACCTGAAGGAGCTGATGCTTGAGAAGGCTCTCATTGCTGCTGGACAGAGGGAGCTTGCTCAGATGACCAACACCATTCGCAAGAAGCTTG ATGCTGCGAGCACCATGATGCTGTCCAACGAACAACAGCGGCAGGTGAATCATCGAGAACTGCTCAAAGACCTGAAGGCTGTCCAGGACTATGCAAAGTTCTTGCAAGAAAGGCTAG AGCAAACAACTCGAGAGGTCCTTGGTCGCCAGGAAACTGCTGCTGTGCGTTTTGAGGAGACTCTGAACAACCTCGGCAAGATAAATGCCAGCATTGGTTATGTACAGGAAGTGATTGACACAATGCAAAAGGACATCGACAGCAAGTTTGGTTGGCTGGTGCGGCTACTGCACAGCACAG GTGGCCAACTGAGTGCAATCTACTGCTGTGTACTGCACTCTTGCTACCTCCTGGTAGCCATGTTCCTCGCAGCTTTCCTCCACTTCCCAATGCCATCACGTCTGTTTCTGCTCTTCATTGTGCCCACCAATGCAGTTGCCAGCGTTCGGGAGAGTTGTGGCCTTGACTTTGGGCCTCTCACCATTCTGTTGGCCATCTTTCTCACAG GGGACATTGCGTGCCATGCCATTCGAAGTTTCTGTCAGCGCCGCTCTTCCCTGCGTCCTGCTCTTGATGCAAGGCCTTATGAGGATTTCTCGAGGACTGCAAACAGCTTTACCTTCTCTAG GCTGTAG